One window from the genome of Rhodopseudomonas sp. P2A-2r encodes:
- a CDS encoding adenosine kinase: MTSAKYDVLGIGNAIFDVLVQTDESFLAAHEMTKGGMALIDEARALAIYGAMGPATEMSGGSAANTIVGIASLGARAAYVGKVKDDQIGKLYSHDIRAAGVSFTTPAATGGPATGCSYILVTPDGERTMNTYLGAAQDLTPDDIAPAEIAASAMVYLEGYLWDPKSAKEAFLKASKIAHGANRQVALTLSDAFCVSRYRDEFLQLMRDGTVDLIFANESELHALYETADTDTALGQLRKDVALGVVTRSEKGCMIASKSGVVEVPAFPIDKLVDTTGAGDLFAAGFLFGLARGLDHKVCGRLAALAAAEVIQHIGARPQVSLKELAQQNGLPV; encoded by the coding sequence ATGACTTCAGCGAAATATGACGTGCTCGGAATCGGCAACGCGATTTTCGACGTGCTGGTGCAGACCGACGAGAGCTTCCTCGCGGCCCATGAGATGACTAAGGGCGGCATGGCGCTGATCGACGAGGCGCGCGCGCTGGCGATCTACGGGGCCATGGGCCCGGCCACCGAAATGTCCGGCGGATCCGCCGCCAATACCATCGTCGGCATCGCTTCGCTCGGCGCCCGCGCCGCCTATGTCGGCAAGGTCAAGGACGACCAGATCGGCAAGCTGTACAGCCACGATATCCGCGCCGCCGGCGTGAGCTTCACCACCCCCGCTGCCACCGGCGGCCCGGCCACCGGCTGTTCCTACATTCTGGTGACGCCGGACGGCGAGCGCACCATGAACACCTATCTCGGCGCGGCGCAGGACCTTACCCCCGACGATATCGCCCCCGCGGAAATTGCCGCCTCGGCCATGGTCTATCTCGAAGGCTATCTGTGGGACCCCAAGAGCGCCAAGGAAGCGTTCCTGAAGGCCTCCAAGATCGCCCACGGCGCCAACCGCCAGGTCGCGCTGACCTTGTCCGACGCGTTCTGTGTCAGCCGTTACCGCGACGAATTCCTGCAGCTGATGCGGGACGGGACCGTCGATCTGATCTTCGCCAATGAATCCGAACTGCACGCGCTGTACGAGACCGCCGACACCGACACAGCGCTTGGTCAACTCCGCAAGGACGTCGCGCTCGGCGTCGTCACCCGCTCCGAGAAGGGCTGCATGATCGCCTCAAAGTCGGGCGTGGTCGAGGTGCCGGCATTCCCGATCGACAAGCTCGTCGACACCACCGGCGCCGGAGACCTGTTCGCCGCCGGCTTCCTGTTCGGCCTGGCGCGCGGCCTCGATCATAAGGTCTGCGGCCGCCTCGCGGCTTTGGCGGCCGCCGAAGTGATCCAGCACATCGGCGCGCGTCCGCAGGTGTCGCTGAAGGAACTGGCGCAGCAGAACGGCCTGCCGGTCTAA